A window of Halomonas sp. H10-9-1 contains these coding sequences:
- a CDS encoding branched-chain amino acid ABC transporter permease — protein sequence MSATQTLTLAMQRRRQARLRRNVLYLVLIGIALVAPFVAYPVFLMKVLCFALFACAFNLLLGYAGLLSFGHAAFLATGGYFTGIMLASYPGLTPELGILIGTFAAVVLGTLFGALAIRRQGIYFAMVTLALAQMMFFFFVQAPFTGGEDGLHGVPRGELFGLISLNSNLNMYYFVLAVFVIGFAIIQRAVHSPYGQVLKAIRENEPRAVSLGYNVDAYKLVAFVLSAGLAGLAGSTKTVVFQLASLTDAHWHMSGEVILMTLLGGVGTLFGPLVGAGVVVSLQTQLAQSPLGNWVSVILGAIFVICVLSFRSGIVGEIQKIAKKNFK from the coding sequence ATGTCGGCAACCCAGACCCTGACCCTCGCCATGCAGCGTCGCCGCCAGGCCAGGCTGCGTCGCAACGTTCTCTATCTGGTGCTGATCGGCATCGCCCTGGTGGCGCCCTTCGTGGCCTACCCGGTGTTCCTGATGAAGGTGCTGTGCTTCGCGCTGTTCGCCTGCGCCTTCAATCTGCTGCTCGGCTACGCCGGCCTGCTCTCCTTCGGGCATGCCGCCTTCCTGGCCACCGGCGGCTACTTCACCGGCATCATGCTGGCCAGTTACCCGGGGCTGACCCCGGAGCTGGGCATCCTGATCGGCACCTTCGCCGCCGTGGTGCTGGGGACCCTGTTCGGCGCCCTGGCGATTCGCCGCCAGGGGATCTACTTCGCCATGGTGACCCTGGCGCTGGCGCAGATGATGTTCTTCTTCTTCGTCCAGGCGCCCTTCACCGGCGGCGAGGATGGACTGCACGGGGTGCCGCGTGGCGAGCTGTTCGGGCTGATCAGCCTGAACAGCAACCTCAACATGTACTACTTCGTGCTGGCGGTATTCGTGATCGGCTTCGCGATCATCCAGCGCGCCGTGCACTCGCCCTACGGCCAGGTGCTCAAGGCGATCCGCGAGAACGAGCCGCGCGCGGTGTCGCTGGGCTACAACGTCGACGCCTACAAGCTGGTGGCCTTCGTGCTCTCCGCCGGCCTGGCGGGGCTGGCGGGGTCCACCAAGACGGTGGTGTTCCAGCTCGCCTCGCTGACCGATGCCCACTGGCACATGTCCGGCGAGGTGATCCTGATGACCCTGCTGGGCGGGGTGGGCACGCTGTTCGGCCCGCTGGTGGGGGCCGGGGTGGTGGTCAGCCTGCAGACCCAACTGGCCCAGTCGCCCTTGGGCAACTGGGTGAGCGTGATCCTCGGCGCCATCTTCGTGATCTGCGTGCTGAGCTTCCGCAGCGGCATCGTCGGCGAGATCCAGAAGATCGCGAAGAAGAACTTCAAGTAA
- a CDS encoding ABC transporter ATP-binding protein, producing the protein MSQAAEAITEYRDLDGAEMLRVSDLHAFYGESHILHGVDFDVKRGELVTLLGRNGAGRSTTLKAIMNMVGRRTGSIMINGNETLNMKPHRIPRLGIGYCPEERGIFSSLDVEENLLLPPTVRSGGMSLDEIYAMFPNLHERRRSQGTRLSGGEQQMLAMARILRTGARLLLLDEITEGLAPVIVQALGEVLVKLKERGMTIVLVEQNFRFAAPLADRHFVMEHGRIIEEISAAELPSRRDHLNALLGV; encoded by the coding sequence ATGAGCCAGGCAGCCGAGGCGATCACCGAGTATCGCGACCTCGACGGTGCCGAGATGCTGCGGGTCAGCGACCTGCACGCCTTCTACGGCGAGTCGCACATCCTCCACGGCGTCGACTTCGACGTGAAGCGCGGCGAGCTGGTGACCCTGCTCGGCCGCAACGGCGCCGGGCGCAGCACTACCCTCAAGGCGATCATGAACATGGTCGGCCGGCGCACCGGCTCGATTATGATCAACGGCAACGAGACGCTGAACATGAAGCCCCACCGCATTCCACGGCTGGGCATCGGCTACTGCCCCGAGGAGCGCGGCATCTTCTCGAGCCTCGATGTCGAGGAGAACCTGCTGCTGCCGCCCACGGTGCGCTCCGGGGGCATGAGCCTCGACGAGATCTACGCCATGTTCCCCAACCTCCACGAGCGCCGCCGCAGCCAGGGCACCCGGCTCTCCGGTGGCGAGCAGCAGATGCTGGCCATGGCGCGCATCCTGCGCACCGGGGCGCGGCTGCTGCTGCTCGACGAGATCACCGAGGGGCTCGCTCCAGTGATCGTCCAGGCGCTCGGCGAGGTGCTGGTCAAGCTCAAGGAGCGGGGCATGACCATCGTGCTGGTGGAGCAGAACTTCCGCTTCGCCGCGCCGCTGGCCGACCGTCACTTCGTGATGGAGCACGGTCGCATCATCGAGGAGATCAGCGCCGCCGAACTGCCGTCGCGTCGCGACCACCTCAACGCCCTGCTGGGGGTGTGA
- a CDS encoding branched-chain amino acid ABC transporter permease gives MTMIFGVPLMVFMGQLMLGLINGAFYALLSLGLAVIFGLLKIVNFAHGAMYMLGAFVALLGLQHLGLNYWAALLVVPLVVGALGMLIERFLLRRIAHLDHLYGLLLTFGLALIFEGTLINFFGVSGSSYPTPEALQGGVNLGFMFLPIYRGWVLLAALAVCLATWFIIERTRLGAYLRAGTENSALMQAFGVNMPQLITLTYGFGVALAAFAGVLAAPLYPVSPTMGSSLLIVVFAVVVIGGMGSIIGAVITGLAMGLIEGLTKVYYPEAANTVIFVVMVVILMLRPAGLFGKEA, from the coding sequence ATGACAATGATATTCGGGGTGCCGTTGATGGTGTTCATGGGCCAGCTGATGCTGGGCCTGATCAACGGTGCCTTCTATGCCCTGCTCAGCCTGGGGCTGGCGGTGATCTTCGGCCTGCTGAAGATCGTCAACTTCGCCCACGGTGCCATGTACATGCTGGGTGCCTTCGTGGCCCTGCTGGGCCTGCAGCACCTGGGGCTCAACTACTGGGCGGCGCTGCTGGTAGTGCCGCTGGTGGTAGGCGCGCTGGGCATGTTGATCGAGCGCTTCCTGTTGCGTCGCATCGCCCACCTCGACCACCTCTACGGGCTGCTGCTGACCTTCGGCCTGGCGCTGATCTTCGAGGGCACCCTGATCAACTTCTTCGGTGTCTCGGGCTCCAGCTACCCCACGCCCGAGGCTCTGCAGGGAGGCGTGAATCTCGGCTTCATGTTCCTGCCCATCTATCGCGGCTGGGTGCTGCTGGCGGCCCTGGCGGTCTGCCTGGCCACCTGGTTCATCATCGAACGCACCCGCCTGGGCGCCTACCTGCGCGCCGGCACCGAGAATTCGGCGCTGATGCAGGCCTTCGGGGTCAACATGCCCCAGCTGATCACCCTGACCTACGGCTTCGGGGTGGCCCTGGCCGCCTTCGCCGGGGTGCTGGCCGCCCCCCTCTATCCGGTGTCGCCGACCATGGGGTCGAGCCTGTTGATCGTGGTCTTCGCCGTGGTGGTGATCGGCGGCATGGGCTCGATCATCGGCGCGGTCATCACCGGCCTGGCCATGGGTCTGATCGAGGGCCTGACCAAGGTGTATTACCCCGAGGCCGCCAACACCGTGATCTTCGTGGTGATGGTGGTGATCTTGATGCTGCGTCCTGCGGGACTCTTCGGCAAGGAGGCGTGA
- the rpoD gene encoding RNA polymerase sigma factor RpoD, giving the protein MAGNAQQQSRLKELIARGKEQGYLTYAEVNDHLPEDIADPDQVEDIIGMINDMGISVVEEAPDEDTLMMSDQSTDESAAEEAVAALAAVESDVGRTTDPVRMYMREMGTVELLTREGEIEIAKRIEEGTREVMSALAYLPGAVDSILEAYDATQDEEAPGRLSDLFSGFIDPDEGIPGVAEAEVPEEEPQAAGDDDEDGEAEEESSGGPDPEEARARFEQIREQNAAVQAAIEAHGRHAKPAQEELARLAELFSPIKLVPKHFERLVNQVRISVEQVRAQEKAVMQLCVKTARIPRKTFIKAFPGSESDPEWLDAFADGHPKYADRLAPLRVDIQRAQRKIAFEEEMVRLPVQEIKEVNRRLSIGEAKARRAKKEMVEANLRLVISIAKKYTNRGLQFLDLIQEGNIGLMKAVDKFEYRRGYKFSTYATWWIRQAITRSIADQARTIRIPVHMIETINKLNRVSRQMLQEMGREPTPEELGERLEMPEDKVRKVLKIAKEPISMETPIGDDDDSHLGDFIEDSSMVLPIDSATGEGLIEATRNVLGGLTAREAKVLRMRFGIDMNTDHTLEEVGKQFDVTRERIRQIEAKALRKLRHPSRSEPLRSFLDE; this is encoded by the coding sequence ATGGCTGGAAATGCGCAGCAGCAGTCGCGTCTGAAGGAGTTGATCGCGCGCGGCAAGGAACAGGGCTACCTGACCTATGCCGAGGTCAACGACCACCTTCCCGAGGATATCGCCGACCCGGATCAGGTGGAAGATATCATCGGCATGATCAACGACATGGGCATCAGCGTCGTCGAGGAAGCCCCCGATGAAGACACCCTGATGATGTCGGATCAGTCCACCGACGAGTCGGCGGCCGAGGAGGCCGTGGCGGCTCTGGCGGCGGTGGAAAGCGACGTGGGTCGCACCACCGATCCGGTGCGCATGTACATGCGTGAGATGGGGACGGTGGAGCTACTGACCCGCGAGGGCGAGATCGAGATCGCCAAGCGCATCGAGGAGGGCACCCGCGAGGTGATGTCGGCGCTGGCCTACCTGCCCGGCGCGGTGGACTCCATCCTCGAGGCCTACGATGCCACCCAGGACGAGGAGGCCCCGGGCCGCCTCTCCGACCTCTTCTCCGGCTTCATCGACCCCGATGAGGGCATTCCCGGCGTAGCCGAGGCCGAGGTTCCCGAGGAGGAGCCCCAGGCGGCGGGCGATGATGATGAAGACGGCGAGGCCGAGGAGGAGAGCTCCGGCGGCCCGGATCCCGAGGAAGCCCGTGCCCGCTTCGAGCAGATCCGCGAGCAGAACGCCGCGGTCCAGGCGGCCATCGAGGCCCACGGCCGCCACGCCAAGCCCGCCCAGGAGGAGCTGGCGCGCCTGGCCGAGCTGTTCTCGCCGATCAAGCTGGTGCCCAAGCACTTCGAGCGCCTGGTCAACCAGGTGCGCATCAGCGTCGAGCAGGTGCGTGCCCAGGAGAAGGCGGTGATGCAGCTGTGCGTCAAGACGGCACGCATCCCGCGCAAGACCTTCATCAAGGCCTTCCCGGGCAGCGAATCCGACCCCGAGTGGCTGGATGCCTTCGCCGACGGGCATCCCAAGTATGCTGACCGCCTCGCGCCGCTGCGCGTGGATATCCAGCGCGCCCAGCGCAAGATCGCCTTCGAGGAGGAGATGGTTCGCCTGCCGGTGCAGGAGATCAAGGAGGTCAACCGCCGTCTCTCCATCGGTGAAGCCAAGGCACGGCGCGCCAAGAAGGAGATGGTCGAGGCCAACCTGCGCCTGGTGATCTCCATCGCCAAGAAATACACCAATCGTGGCCTGCAGTTCCTGGACCTGATTCAGGAAGGCAACATCGGCCTGATGAAGGCGGTGGACAAGTTCGAGTATCGCCGTGGCTACAAGTTCTCCACCTATGCCACCTGGTGGATTCGCCAGGCGATCACCCGCTCCATCGCCGACCAGGCGCGCACCATCCGCATTCCGGTGCATATGATCGAGACCATCAACAAGCTCAACCGGGTCTCCCGGCAGATGCTTCAGGAGATGGGGCGCGAGCCCACTCCCGAGGAGTTGGGTGAGCGTCTCGAGATGCCCGAGGACAAGGTGCGCAAGGTGCTCAAGATCGCCAAGGAGCCGATCTCCATGGAGACGCCCATCGGTGACGATGACGACTCGCACCTGGGCGACTTCATCGAGGACAGCTCCATGGTGCTGCCCATCGACTCCGCCACCGGTGAGGGGTTGATCGAGGCGACGCGCAACGTGCTGGGTGGCCTCACCGCGCGTGAAGCCAAGGTGCTGCGTATGCGTTTCGGCATCGACATGAACACCGACCACACCCTCGAGGAGGTCGGCAAGCAGTTCGACGTCACCCGCGAGCGGATCCGCCAGATCGAGGCGAAGGCACTGCGCAAGCTGCGTCATCCGAGCCGCTCCGAGCCGCTGCGCTCCTTCCTGGACGAGTAG
- a CDS encoding S-(hydroxymethyl)glutathione dehydrogenase/class III alcohol dehydrogenase: MKSRAAVALEAGKPLELVEIDVEGPKAGEVLVKMAATSVCHTDAYTLSGADPEGNFPAVLGHEGAGVVQEVGEGVTSVRPGDHVIPLYTAECGQCKFCLSGKTNLCGAVRATQGKGLMPDGTSRFSLDGRMLHHYMGTSTFSEYTVLPEVSLAVVSREAPMDKICLLGCGVTTGIGAVMNTAKVEPGATVAVFGLGAIGLAVIQGAVMAKASRIIAIDVNPEKFKLAEQFGATDFVNPKEYGDPIQQVIVDLTDGGVDYSFECIGNVNVMRSALECCHKGWGESIIIGVAGAGEEISTRPFQLVTGRVWKGSAFGGVKGRSELPGYVDQYMKGEINIDDFITHDMPFEKINEAFELLHRGESIRTVLHY; encoded by the coding sequence ATGAAGTCACGCGCCGCCGTTGCCCTGGAAGCGGGCAAGCCCCTGGAACTCGTCGAGATCGACGTCGAAGGCCCGAAGGCCGGCGAGGTGCTGGTGAAGATGGCCGCCACCAGCGTCTGCCACACCGACGCCTATACGCTCTCCGGTGCCGACCCGGAGGGCAACTTCCCGGCGGTGCTGGGCCATGAGGGTGCCGGCGTCGTCCAGGAGGTGGGCGAGGGGGTCACCAGCGTGCGTCCCGGCGACCACGTCATCCCGCTCTATACCGCCGAGTGCGGCCAGTGCAAGTTCTGCCTCTCCGGCAAGACCAACCTGTGCGGTGCCGTGCGCGCCACCCAGGGCAAGGGCCTGATGCCCGACGGCACCAGCCGCTTCTCCCTGGACGGCAGGATGCTGCACCACTACATGGGTACCTCCACCTTCAGCGAGTACACCGTGCTGCCCGAGGTCTCCCTGGCGGTGGTCTCCAGGGAGGCGCCCATGGACAAGATCTGCCTGCTGGGCTGCGGCGTGACCACCGGCATCGGCGCGGTGATGAACACCGCCAAGGTCGAGCCCGGCGCCACCGTCGCCGTGTTCGGCCTGGGCGCCATCGGCCTCGCGGTGATCCAGGGCGCGGTGATGGCCAAGGCGAGCCGCATCATCGCCATCGACGTCAATCCGGAGAAGTTCAAGCTCGCCGAGCAGTTCGGCGCCACCGACTTCGTCAATCCCAAGGAGTACGGCGACCCCATCCAGCAGGTGATCGTCGACCTCACCGATGGCGGCGTCGACTACTCCTTCGAGTGCATCGGCAACGTCAACGTGATGCGTTCGGCGCTGGAGTGCTGCCACAAGGGGTGGGGCGAGTCGATCATCATCGGCGTGGCCGGCGCCGGCGAGGAGATCAGCACGCGGCCCTTCCAGCTGGTCACCGGCCGGGTCTGGAAGGGCTCCGCCTTCGGCGGCGTCAAGGGGCGCTCGGAGCTGCCGGGCTACGTGGACCAGTACATGAAGGGCGAGATCAACATCGACGACTTCATCACCCACGACATGCCCTTCGAGAAGATCAACGAGGCCTTCGAGCTGCTGCACCGTGGCGAGAGCATCCGCACCGTCCTTCACTACTGA
- a CDS encoding ABC transporter ATP-binding protein — MTQAFILETRGLTKEFRGFTAVDDVNLQVQEGHIHALIGPNGAGKTTVFNLLTKFLPPTRGEILYRGKPITRMKANEIARLGLVRSFQISAVFGHMTALENVRVALQRKLGTSFHFWKPESSLDHLNARALELLDQVGLAEYADVLTVEMPYGRKRALEVATTLALEPTVMLLDEPTQGMGAEDVDRIVELIRRVSKGRTVLMVEHNLSVVSRLCDRITVLARGSVLAEGDYQEVSRNPQVREAYMGSEAAEEEASA; from the coding sequence ATGACCCAGGCGTTCATTCTGGAGACTCGCGGGTTGACCAAGGAGTTTCGCGGCTTCACCGCCGTGGACGACGTCAACCTGCAGGTTCAGGAGGGGCATATCCATGCCCTGATCGGCCCCAACGGGGCCGGCAAGACCACCGTCTTCAACCTGCTCACCAAGTTCCTGCCGCCCACCCGCGGCGAGATTCTCTATCGCGGCAAGCCCATCACGCGCATGAAGGCCAACGAGATCGCGCGCCTGGGCCTGGTGCGCTCCTTCCAGATCTCCGCGGTGTTCGGTCACATGACCGCGCTGGAGAACGTGCGGGTGGCGCTGCAGCGCAAGCTGGGCACCTCCTTCCACTTCTGGAAGCCCGAGAGCAGCCTCGATCACCTCAATGCGCGCGCCCTGGAGCTGCTCGACCAGGTGGGCCTCGCCGAGTACGCCGACGTGCTCACCGTGGAGATGCCCTACGGCCGCAAGCGCGCCCTGGAGGTGGCCACCACCCTAGCGCTCGAGCCCACGGTGATGCTGCTCGACGAGCCGACCCAGGGCATGGGCGCCGAGGACGTCGATCGCATCGTCGAGCTGATCCGCCGCGTCTCGAAGGGGCGCACCGTGCTGATGGTGGAGCACAACCTGAGCGTGGTCAGCCGGCTGTGCGACCGCATCACCGTGCTGGCGCGCGGCAGCGTGCTGGCCGAGGGCGACTATCAGGAGGTGTCGCGCAACCCCCAGGTGCGCGAGGCCTACATGGGCAGTGAAGCGGCGGAAGAGGAGGCCAGCGCATGA
- a CDS encoding ABC transporter substrate-binding protein: MTFNRKILATSVALATATLMATGAQAQMSDDAVRIGYLADMSGTYRDLAGPGGLAALEMAIEDFGGEVNGAPIEVFSADDRNSADVGANTVREWFDTRNVDLVAGLVASSVSIAATKVIEENDGLGIVSGSAASSVTNEHCTPNHIHWVYDTYPLANGTAKAVVEQGGDTWFMLTADYAFGHALEGDVTKVVEENGGEIVGGVRHPFPTSDFSSYILQAQGSGAKIVGLANAGADTVNAITTASQFGLTQSGQQLAGLLIFLNDVHSMGLEDTQNLLLTTGWYWDMDDQSREWAERYFERVGRMPTMVQAGIYSSTMHYLETVAEEGTDNPEAIRAAMAERPVEDFFARNGRIREDGRMVHDMYLARVKTPEESEGEWDVYEILATIPAEEAYRPLSESQCELVNN, from the coding sequence ATGACCTTCAACCGCAAGATTCTCGCTACCAGCGTTGCCCTGGCCACCGCCACCCTGATGGCTACCGGTGCCCAGGCCCAGATGAGTGATGATGCCGTGCGCATCGGCTACCTGGCCGACATGTCCGGCACCTACCGTGACCTCGCCGGTCCCGGCGGCCTCGCGGCCCTGGAGATGGCCATCGAGGACTTCGGCGGCGAGGTCAACGGCGCCCCCATCGAGGTGTTCAGCGCCGATGACCGCAACAGCGCCGACGTGGGTGCCAACACCGTGCGCGAGTGGTTCGACACCCGCAACGTCGACCTGGTCGCCGGCCTGGTGGCCTCCTCGGTCTCCATCGCTGCCACCAAGGTGATCGAGGAAAACGATGGCCTGGGGATTGTCTCCGGCTCTGCCGCCTCCAGCGTGACCAACGAGCACTGCACCCCCAACCATATCCACTGGGTCTATGACACCTACCCGCTGGCCAACGGCACCGCCAAGGCGGTGGTCGAGCAGGGCGGCGACACCTGGTTCATGCTCACCGCCGACTACGCCTTCGGCCATGCCCTCGAGGGGGACGTGACCAAGGTGGTGGAGGAGAACGGTGGGGAGATCGTCGGTGGCGTGCGCCATCCCTTCCCGACCAGCGACTTCTCCTCCTACATCCTCCAGGCCCAGGGCTCCGGGGCCAAGATCGTCGGCCTGGCCAACGCCGGCGCCGACACCGTCAATGCCATCACCACCGCCAGCCAGTTCGGCCTGACCCAGTCCGGCCAGCAGCTCGCCGGCCTGCTGATCTTCCTCAACGACGTCCACTCCATGGGCCTCGAGGATACCCAGAACCTGCTGCTCACCACCGGCTGGTACTGGGACATGGATGACCAGTCACGCGAGTGGGCCGAGCGCTACTTCGAGCGGGTGGGTCGCATGCCGACCATGGTGCAGGCCGGCATCTACTCCAGCACCATGCACTACCTGGAGACCGTGGCCGAGGAGGGCACCGATAACCCCGAGGCGATCCGCGCAGCCATGGCCGAGCGCCCGGTGGAGGACTTCTTCGCCCGCAATGGTCGCATCCGTGAGGATGGCCGCATGGTCCACGACATGTACCTGGCGCGCGTGAAGACGCCCGAGGAGTCCGAAGGCGAGTGGGACGTCTACGAGATCCTTGCCACCATCCCGGCGGAAGAGGCCTACCGCCCGCTCTCCGAGAGCCAATGCGAGCTGGTCAACAACTGA
- a CDS encoding LysR family transcriptional regulator, translating into MQRWDRIEAFVEVVRLGTFVAAARELSVSPSHVSRLVAQLEQQLGTALLYRTTRQIHLTDAGTLYYRQCRQLFDGFREAEAAIGDLQERPQGRLALTSATTFGERYIAPLVNDFQLAHPQLEVRMHFSNRRVDIIDEGFDVAIRMGRLEDSSLVARRLCERREYVVGAPAYFAHISQPHALAELSHHRCLIGSRDHWRFAVEGVRREVRVQGRWRANSGPALLDAALKGLGLAQLPDYYVEEHLASGALISVLDAYRHADAAVWAVFPRHRQRSPKLHLFLEHLVSRLPSSLPRPQQDGAPQGAVSPGSEAGLT; encoded by the coding sequence ATGCAGCGCTGGGATAGAATCGAGGCCTTCGTCGAGGTGGTGCGTCTGGGCACTTTCGTCGCCGCGGCGCGGGAACTGTCGGTGTCGCCCTCCCACGTCAGCCGGCTGGTGGCCCAGCTCGAGCAGCAACTGGGCACTGCCCTGCTCTACCGCACCACTCGCCAGATCCATCTGACCGACGCCGGCACCCTCTACTACCGCCAGTGCCGACAGCTGTTCGACGGCTTCCGCGAGGCCGAGGCGGCGATCGGTGATCTTCAGGAGCGCCCCCAGGGGCGGCTGGCGCTGACCTCGGCCACCACCTTCGGCGAGCGCTACATCGCCCCGCTGGTCAACGACTTCCAGCTCGCGCACCCGCAGCTGGAGGTGCGCATGCACTTCTCCAACCGTCGGGTGGATATTATCGACGAGGGCTTCGACGTGGCGATCCGCATGGGCCGGCTGGAGGACTCTAGCCTGGTAGCCCGACGCCTGTGCGAACGCCGCGAATACGTAGTGGGGGCGCCCGCCTACTTCGCACATATCTCCCAGCCCCACGCCCTGGCCGAGCTCTCCCACCACCGCTGCCTGATCGGCAGCCGCGACCACTGGCGCTTCGCCGTGGAGGGGGTGCGTCGCGAGGTGCGCGTGCAGGGGCGCTGGCGTGCCAACTCGGGGCCGGCCCTGCTCGACGCCGCCCTCAAGGGGCTAGGCCTGGCCCAGTTGCCCGACTATTACGTGGAAGAGCACCTGGCCAGCGGTGCGCTGATCTCGGTGCTCGATGCCTACCGCCACGCCGACGCCGCGGTATGGGCGGTCTTTCCGCGACACCGCCAGCGCTCGCCCAAGTTGCACCTCTTCCTTGAGCACCTGGTGTCGCGGCTACCGAGCAGCCTGCCCCGCCCCCAACAAGACGGCGCCCCGCAGGGCGCCGTGAGTCCGGGAAGCGAAGCCGGACTTACTTGA